A genome region from Mesorhizobium sp. B2-1-8 includes the following:
- a CDS encoding sigma-54-dependent transcriptional regulator, producing MTGSILIVDDDPVQRRLLEAAVTRFGHTAIVADGGAAGLEVLDGRGARDVSVVILDLVMPGLDGIGVLKAMRERDISVPVIVQTAQGGIETVVSAMRHGAFDFVVKPASPDRLQASISNALKVEAVEGEVKRTSRKRGGLLTFRDMITHSPAMDRVIRLGQKAAASNIPILIEGESGVGKELVARAIQGSGDRRSKPFVTVNCGAIPDNLVESILFGHEKGSFTGATDKHTGKFVEAHSGTLFLDEIGDLPLDVQVKLLRAVQEGEVDPVGGRSTVKVDIRLISATHRNLLQQVKDGKFREDLFYRLNVYPIFVPPLRDRRDDIPHLVTHFMEKVAPADPRHRLKGISAAALAVLQAYDWPGNIRQLENAVFRASVLCEGDVLTADDFPQIRAQVEGTVNLDADDTFEAGGAAPPLAPRDEDVVSDETVPVREQPAGAQPRFGMLRALDERGNVRALADVELEMIKLAIDHYNGQMSEVARRLGIGRSTLYRKLKEYGIDPETGRVDRLAS from the coding sequence ATGACAGGTTCCATACTCATAGTCGATGACGATCCCGTGCAGCGCCGGCTGCTCGAGGCGGCGGTGACGCGGTTCGGCCATACCGCGATCGTCGCCGATGGCGGTGCTGCCGGCCTCGAAGTTCTCGACGGGCGTGGCGCCCGCGACGTCTCGGTTGTGATTCTCGACCTGGTCATGCCCGGTCTCGACGGCATCGGCGTGCTGAAGGCGATGCGCGAGCGCGACATCAGCGTGCCGGTCATCGTGCAGACCGCCCAGGGCGGTATCGAAACCGTGGTTTCGGCGATGCGCCACGGTGCTTTCGATTTCGTCGTCAAGCCGGCCTCGCCCGACAGGCTGCAGGCCTCGATTTCCAATGCGCTCAAGGTCGAGGCCGTCGAGGGTGAGGTCAAGCGCACGTCGCGCAAACGCGGCGGGCTGCTGACCTTTAGGGACATGATCACCCACAGTCCGGCCATGGACAGGGTGATACGCCTCGGCCAGAAAGCGGCGGCCTCCAATATCCCGATCCTGATCGAGGGCGAATCCGGCGTCGGCAAGGAACTGGTGGCGCGTGCCATCCAAGGAAGCGGCGACCGTCGCTCGAAACCGTTCGTCACGGTCAATTGTGGCGCCATCCCCGACAATCTGGTGGAGTCCATCCTGTTCGGCCACGAGAAAGGGTCGTTCACCGGCGCCACTGACAAGCACACCGGCAAATTCGTCGAGGCGCATTCCGGCACGCTGTTCCTCGACGAGATCGGCGACCTGCCGCTCGACGTGCAGGTCAAGCTGTTGCGCGCCGTCCAGGAGGGCGAGGTCGATCCCGTGGGCGGCCGCTCGACCGTCAAGGTCGACATCCGGCTGATTTCGGCGACGCATCGCAACCTCCTGCAGCAGGTCAAGGACGGCAAGTTCCGCGAGGATCTGTTCTACCGGCTGAACGTCTACCCGATCTTTGTGCCGCCGCTGCGCGATCGCCGCGACGACATTCCCCATCTGGTCACGCATTTCATGGAAAAGGTGGCGCCGGCCGACCCGCGCCATCGGCTGAAGGGCATTTCGGCGGCGGCGCTCGCGGTGCTGCAGGCCTATGACTGGCCCGGAAACATCCGGCAGCTCGAAAACGCCGTCTTCCGCGCCTCGGTGCTGTGCGAAGGCGATGTGCTGACCGCCGACGATTTTCCGCAGATCCGGGCGCAGGTGGAAGGCACCGTCAATCTTGACGCGGACGACACGTTCGAAGCAGGCGGCGCCGCGCCGCCGCTGGCGCCGCGCGATGAGGACGTCGTGTCCGACGAGACCGTTCCCGTGCGCGAGCAGCCGGCCGGGGCGCAGCCCCGCTTCGGCATGCTGCGGGCACTCGACGAGCGCGGCAATGTGCGTGCGCTGGCCGATGTCGAACTCGAAATGATCAAGCTCGCCATCGATCACTACAATGGCCAAATGAGCGAGGTCGCCCGCCGGCTCGGCATCGGTCGCTCGACGCTCTACCGCAAGCTCAAGGAATACGGCATCGACCCGGAAACCGGCCGCGTCGACAGGCTTGCTTCCTGA
- a CDS encoding DUF882 domain-containing protein, with protein MIVAFGFVAAAASGAQAEVRSLKLYHLHTHEKAEIVYKRNGRYVPEGLRKINIILRDWRRNEPTKMDPRLLDLVWEAYRESGSTDYIQVVCGYRSPSTNSMLRSRSRGVAEKSQHMLGKAMDFYIPGVPLKKLRNIGLKMQGGGVGYYPTSGSPFVHMDVGNVRHWPGISRQELVSLFPNGKTLHVPSDGRPLPGYEQALASYQSRKGSGTPNIEMASAGGSGKKSGGFLSALFGGGGADEADDSADVETASAAPAPKARNLKPAATAKSSNLPGIAIVAPENAQRADIPQVADEQAPEPEKNTPETIIAALPAKEIPLPDFAPRPKADVGAQPENVPFAMADATATTEQAVATAQAPANMPFGKSDPAAIAQAAAADQAQVAVNNIPLPTWRPEHSLPADLAPPPSKDVLMALAETADQDKTATDAFSVLPTARPEPTRPDAVKAVLDEANAQVGTAAEYQVASLSEEPRSAFNDPSGVDAASPRQAVAARPAGSDPVAAIGAGVKTTRKEARATARDQKPGPRAVVVAAAPQAARWALTSGENVATVSSATTAPGYAYNIVHTPPSEVYTAGFQPSNQMADASRFTGNAVKFLSVARFQTK; from the coding sequence GTGATTGTCGCGTTTGGTTTTGTCGCCGCGGCCGCCTCGGGCGCCCAGGCCGAAGTTCGTTCGCTGAAGCTCTACCACCTCCACACGCACGAGAAGGCGGAGATCGTCTACAAGCGCAATGGCCGCTACGTTCCCGAGGGCCTGAGGAAGATCAACATCATCCTGCGCGACTGGCGCCGCAACGAGCCGACCAAGATGGACCCGCGTCTGCTGGATCTGGTCTGGGAAGCGTATCGCGAAAGCGGCTCAACCGACTATATCCAGGTCGTCTGCGGCTATCGTTCGCCATCGACCAATTCGATGCTGCGCAGCCGCAGCCGCGGCGTCGCCGAGAAGAGCCAGCATATGCTTGGCAAGGCGATGGATTTCTATATTCCCGGCGTGCCGCTGAAGAAGCTGCGCAATATCGGCCTCAAGATGCAGGGCGGTGGCGTCGGCTATTATCCGACCTCCGGTTCGCCATTCGTCCACATGGATGTCGGCAATGTGCGCCATTGGCCCGGCATCAGCCGCCAGGAACTGGTCAGCCTGTTCCCCAATGGCAAGACGCTGCATGTGCCGAGCGACGGCCGGCCGCTGCCCGGCTATGAACAGGCGCTGGCCTCCTATCAATCGCGCAAGGGTTCCGGCACTCCGAATATCGAAATGGCCAGCGCCGGCGGCAGCGGCAAGAAATCCGGCGGGTTCCTCTCTGCCTTGTTCGGCGGCGGTGGCGCCGACGAGGCCGACGACAGCGCCGACGTGGAAACCGCTTCGGCCGCACCTGCGCCCAAGGCTAGAAATCTGAAGCCGGCCGCGACCGCGAAGAGCAGCAACCTGCCTGGTATCGCCATCGTGGCCCCGGAGAATGCCCAGCGCGCCGACATTCCTCAGGTTGCCGACGAGCAAGCCCCAGAGCCGGAGAAGAACACGCCGGAGACGATCATCGCGGCGCTGCCGGCCAAGGAAATCCCGCTGCCCGATTTCGCGCCGCGGCCGAAGGCCGATGTCGGCGCACAGCCTGAGAATGTTCCCTTCGCCATGGCGGATGCGACGGCCACCACCGAACAGGCGGTGGCGACCGCGCAGGCACCGGCGAACATGCCTTTCGGCAAGTCCGATCCGGCAGCCATCGCGCAAGCCGCCGCCGCCGATCAGGCGCAGGTTGCCGTCAACAACATTCCCCTGCCGACATGGCGCCCCGAGCACTCGCTGCCAGCGGACCTCGCCCCGCCGCCCAGCAAGGATGTGCTGATGGCGCTGGCCGAAACGGCTGACCAGGACAAGACCGCGACGGATGCGTTCTCCGTGCTGCCGACAGCGCGTCCAGAGCCAACCAGGCCCGACGCCGTCAAGGCCGTGCTCGACGAAGCCAATGCCCAGGTCGGCACCGCCGCCGAATATCAGGTGGCTTCGTTGTCCGAAGAGCCGCGTTCGGCCTTCAACGATCCGTCGGGTGTCGATGCGGCGTCGCCGCGCCAAGCTGTTGCCGCCCGTCCTGCCGGTTCCGATCCGGTCGCCGCGATCGGCGCCGGCGTGAAGACGACCCGCAAGGAGGCCAGGGCCACCGCCCGCGATCAGAAACCCGGCCCCAGGGCCGTGGTGGTTGCCGCGGCGCCGCAGGCCGCCCGCTGGGCACTGACCAGCGGCGAGAACGTCGCTACCGTTTCGAGCGCGACGACCGCGCCGGGCTACGCCTACAACATCGTGCATACGCCGCCGAGCGAGGTCTATACGGCCGGCTTCCAGCCGAGCAACCAGATGGCCGACGCCAGCCGCTTCACCGGCAATGCCGTCAAGTTCCTGTCGGTCGCCCGCTTCCAGACGAAGTAA